The following proteins come from a genomic window of Salvia hispanica cultivar TCC Black 2014 chromosome 4, UniMelb_Shisp_WGS_1.0, whole genome shotgun sequence:
- the LOC125224493 gene encoding glycosyltransferase BC10-like, producing MKSTQGWPMGTKDSPMLLMARHRSHSKKPTWIIVLVSLVSLFLIFSYVYPRNFAACYVFSYDGCEAWENWNPPALTKELTDDEVASRVVIKHILSRPPIISLNPKIAFLFLTPGALPFEKLWDKFFQGNEGRFSVYVHASKDRPVHFSRYFINREIRSDTVEWGKISMVDAERRLLANALKDSDNQHFVLLSDSCIPLRSFDFVYDYLMQTNVSFVDCFEDPGPHGSGRYINYMLPEVEKKDFRKGSQWFTMKRQHAIVIMADSLYFRKFREHCKPGMEGGRNCYSDEHYLPTFFHMLDPGGIANWSVTHVDWSEMKWHPKSYKSRDVTMELLRNITSISESLHVTSDKTRQVKLTQCLWNGVERPCFLFARKFLPETLNRLLRLFPSYTSVEAD from the exons ATGAAATCAACTCAGGGCTGGCCTATGGGCACAAAAGATTCACCTATGTTGCTTATGGCTCGCCATCGCAGCCATTCAAAGAAGCCAACATGGATCATTGTATTGGTCTCATTGGTCAGcttgttcttgattttttcATATGTTTATCCTCGGAATTTCGCAGCATGCTATGTGTTCTCATATGATGGCTGCGAGGCATGGGAAAATTGGAATCCTCCCGCACTTACCAAAGAACTAACTGATGATGAAGTTGCTTCTCGAGTTGTAATTAAACATATCCTTAGTAGGCCTCCCATTATATCCCTCAATCCCAAAATTGCCTTCTTATTTTTGACACCTGGTGCTTTACCGTTTGAAAAGttgtgggacaaatttttCCAG GGTAATGAAGGAAGATTTTCTGTGTACGTTCATGCATCCAAGGATAGACCCGTTCATTTTAGCCGTTATTTTATCAATCGGGAAATTCGTAGTGACACG GTAGAGTGGGGGAAAATTTCAATGGTTGATGCTGAAAGACGGCTTCTAGCCAATGCTCTCAAAGATTCAGACAACCAACATTTCGTACTGCTTTCTGATAG CTGCATACCACTTCgtagttttgattttgtgtatGACTATCTCATGCAGACAAATGTTAGCTTTGTAGATTG CTTTGAGGATCCTGGTCCTCATGGAAGTGGCCGGTATATCAACTATATGTTACCTGAAGTAGAGAAGAAAGACTTTCGCAAAGGATCCCAG TGGTTCACAATGAAGCGGCAACATGCTATTGTAATCATGGCTGACAGTCTCTATTTCAGAAAATTCAGGGAGCACTGCAAG CCAGGCATGGAAGGAGGACGCAACTGCTACTCAGATGAACACTATTTGCCAACATTCTTCCAT ATGCTTGATCCAGGTGGAATAGCCAATTGGTCAGTAACACATGTTGATTGGTCAGAAATGAAGTGGCACCCAAAGTCATACAAATCACGGGATGTTACCATGGAGCTTTTGAGAAATATCACA tctatttcagaaagtttgcACGTAACAAGTGACAAAACG AGACAAGTCAAGCTTACACAGTGCTTATGGAATGGAGTCGAACGCCCGTGTTTTCTATTTGCAAGGAAGTTCTTACCTGAAACACTGAATAGGCTGCTACGTCTTTTCCCCAGTTATACATCTGTTGAGGCGGATTGA
- the LOC125224187 gene encoding AT-hook motif nuclear-localized protein 16: MEQYNKSRRDVSSHQRFSLKSTDSLHQTPGEKPLSMTRRPRGRPAGSKNKPKPPIIITRDSANALKAHAMEVVSGCDIAENLIGFARRKQRGVCVLSATGFVTNITLRQPSSSGSIVTLHGRFEILSLLGSVLPPPAPAGAAGLAVYLAGAQGQVVGGSVVGALIASGPVVIMAATFMNATFDRLPLDDGEEVVAGGGQHYQNNRQQRHLVDVGADVYGVPQNLLTNGALPSDGYGWGQGQGRVGSKP, translated from the exons ATGGAACAGTACAACAAATCACGAAGAGATGTATCAAGCCATCAAAgattctcattaaaatcaaccG ATTCCCTCCATCAAACCCCGGGCGAGAAGCCGCTGAGCATGACGCGGCGGCCTCGGGGGCGGCCCGCGGGGTCGAAGAACAAGCCGAAGCCCCCCATCATCATCACCCGGGACAGCGCCAACGCGCTCAAGGCCCACGCCATGGAGGTCGTCTCCGGGTGCGACATCGCGGAGAATCTAATCGGCTTCGCGCGCCGCAAGCAGCGCGGCGTCTGCGTCCTCAGCGCCACGGGCTTCGTCACCAACATCACCCTCCGCCAGCCCTCCTCCTCGGGCTCCATCGTCACGCTCCACGGCCGCTTCGAGATCCTCTCGCTTCTCGGGTCCGTGCTGCCCCCGCCTGCCCCCGCGGGTGCGGCCGGGCTGGCCGTGTACCTGGCCGGGGCGCAGGGGCAGGTTGTCGGGGGGAGCGTGGTGGGCGCGCTCATTGCGTCGGGCCCTGTTGTCATCATGGCGGCCACGTTCATGAATGCTACTTTTGATCGGCTGCCGTTGGACGACGGCGAGGAGGTGGTGGCGGGCGGCGGCCAGCATTATCAGAATAACAGACAGCAGCGCCACCTTGTGGATGTGGGTGCGGATGTGTATGGGGTACCGCAGAATCTGCTGACTAATGGAGCTTTGCCTTCCGACGGATATGGGTGGGGACAGGGACAGGGCCGGGTCGGGTCGAAACCGTGA
- the LOC125185225 gene encoding plant cysteine oxidase 2-like produces the protein MTVKAASLVSRSDYKVIHKKRRCRKRVRRPAGTLQHLFHSCQAAFKGPGTVPCATHVQNLCRILDCMKPEDVGLSKDLHFFKRNTQIDRHPARVTSATIYKSDQFELCIFFVPENAVIPLHNHPEMTVFNKLLLGTMHVKAYDWVDLDPLTSKSPTKLLDVDGSCVRLAKVKANGRLAAPCDTSVLYPTSGGNIHEFTAITPCAVLDVIGPPYSKHDARDCTYYQLVSDFEIEEEDGYGWLKETEIPKESKMDRIEYMGPHININNPNPSST, from the exons atgaCAGTTAAAGCGGCGAGTTTAGTGAGTAGATCGGATTATAAGGTTATTCATAAGAAGAGGAGATGTCGGAAGAGGGTTAGGCGCCCCGCTGGAACTCTGCAGCACCTCTTTCACTCTTGCCAGGCAGCCTTCAAGGGCCCTGGGACTGTTCCTTGTGCTACTCATGTCCAAAATCTGTGTCGCATTCTTG ATTGTATGAAACCTGAAGATGTGGGACTTAGCAAGGATCTACACTTCTTTAAACGCAACACCCAAATTGATCGCCATCCAGCTCGAGTCACCTCAGCAACCATCTATAAATCTGACCAATTTGAg TTGTGCATATTCTTCGTCCCTGAAAATGCAGTCATACCTCTTCACAATCACCCGGAAATGACTGTTTTCAACAAGCTTCTCTTGGGGACGATGCACGTTAAAGCATATGATTGGGTTGATCTCGATCCCCTCACCTCTAAATCACCTACTAAAT TGTTAGATGTGGATGGAAGTTGTGTAAGATTAGCCAAGGTAAAAGCCAATGGAAGGTTGGCAGCCCCATGCGACACTAGTGTGTTGTATCCAACTTCAGGAGGAAATATCCATGAATTTACTGCAATAACACCATGTGCCGTACTTGATGTAATCGGACCTCCATATTCTAAACATGATGCCCGTGATTGTACATATTACCAACTAGTGAGTGACTTCgaaatagaagaagaagatgggtACGGATGGCTAAAGGAAACTGAAATCCCCAAGGAGTCCAAGATGGACAGAATTGAGTACATGGGTCCACATATTAACATTAACAATCCTAATCCTTCTTCTACTtaa